The DNA sequence TGGTATATCTCTTTAAACCCCGATACAATTTGTTCTACTGTCAGCAACTCTTGTGTAAACTCTTTTTGAGGGATTTTGTGGCAGTTGGCAACTATCTCATTCTTTTTGTTTAGCCTGAAGACAAATGCAGTCCCAAATGTCAGGATTAAGAAGTTAGTGCTCCCAATAGCTCTGCCCACTTTTCTTACCTGATTATTGATCTTGTTGTGAAGGGTTTCTTCGTTAGCTGCTGATAAATCAGAATGAAAGTCAAAATGCCTATGTATACCTTCCACTTCAGTAAAAAGGTTTGTCTTCAGTTTTTCAAGTCCTGCGGCAATCCGAATGAGTTTAAAGGCAGACAATGGATTGAAAATGACCCCAAAAGGGTTGATTTCCGCCTTGAATTTGTAGTAAGTCAGTTTCTCTCCAATATTATCAGAAAAACAGGAGCCTATAGAAAGTAGGTTGCTGTTAAGGCTGATTTTCTGTCCGTTATACTGAATAGGAAAAGTAGTTCTAAAAGTTTTATCCTTGCTGTTCATGTCTTGCCTGATAGGTATCAATGGCAAGTTACAAAGTGTTTTGTTGCTTTCAAGCTAAATCTTGGAAGGAGCCGTTTGTTTTTGGTATTTCGGTGAATGAGAAATCATAACATTCTATATGGAATAATTTTGGGGTAATTTGAAATGTTATGTCATGTAGTAATTGTATATTCGAAGGTTTATTTACACGAACTCCAAAGAAAGATAAAAGGGTAGCATTGTTTTTGTAATTTCTTGACAAGACTTGTTATCAGATTATCATAAATAATCCATTATTCATTGCTTTAACGATATTTTATGAGTGGAGAGTCAATTGGGTTTCCTGCCAAATTCTCTTACAGAAAAGTAGTGCAGGAACTTCATAGGATTTATCCTAAAAAGAAGTTTTACTATACAGACTGGACATTGGAAGTCAATATTCACTTTGATGGGTTTCACTTTATAGAAACCAATATTGACAAAGGGTATGACATGGCTGGTGAAGATTATATTTTCCTGACTTTTGGAGACAGGGACAACAATTTTCCATTAATGATGATGATGGAAAATACACCTGAGGAGAACAGTATGGAACGTGAAATCTATACCGCCTTTAAACTGTCTCGAGCTTTTAATTGTAAAACAGTGACGGCAGTTTGCCCTGAGAGGTTTGCCATTAGTGAATTTAGTGGGTTGATGTTTGATGGTGAAGTTGTCTACAGGATCAATGAATGGACAGATGGGGAAGAGGTAGAAATTGAAAAGGAATTGGATATTTCTATTTATCCGTTTGATGAGCAAGGAAGTATAATTAACCTGTTGTAGACCAATTTAAATTTTTATGCAGAAGGATATTTCTAATGAGGATTCTTGTTAAAACAAAAGTAGAGCAGCCTTTGGAGAAAGTATGGCAGGGGTTTGATGTTTCACTTTTCAATAAGTTGAACCCGCCGTTTCCGCCAGTTAAAGTTCAGCGGTTTGATGGAAGCCTTGTTGGAAATGAAGTGCATTTAGAATTGAACTTCCTTCTGTTTAAGCAGTTGTGGGTTAGCAAGATTGTAGAACAGCAATCCATGCCTGAAAAGATTTATTTTGTAGATAAAGGAATCCGTCTTCCTTTTTTTCTGAGCAAATGGACTCATCGTCACATTTTAATTAAAAAGGAAGACGGTACTGAAATTCAGGATGATATTAGTTTCTCAACAGGTACATGGTTAACTGATATCTTTTTACTTCCAGTGCTGTGGTTGCAGTTTTTGTATCGAAAACCTGTTTACCGAAAGTTATTCCTTAGGTAAATCTGATGCATTATCCTGATTGTTCGGAACCAAAAACTTTTTGAAAACCTCACCATAGATTTCCCATAAGGATACAAAAAGTGCGGCTATAATTGGTCCAATAATAAACCCGATTGGGCCAAACATAAACAGGCCGCCTAGTGTACTGAAAAAGATCATTAGCTCATGCATCTTGATATCTTTTCCTACTAGAATTGGCCTTAGGAAATTATCAATACTACCCACGATAGCACCACAGAAAACAAACAAGCCGATGGCTTTTCCCCAATCACCATTGATGCCTAAAATTATGGCTGCAGGTACCCAAATAAGTGGGGCTCCTATTCCGGGGATTGCTGACAAAACTGCCATTAATGCCCCCCAAAATACCGCACTGTCAATACCTACTACGGCAAAGGCAATACCAGCCAAAGCTCCCTGCAAGAACCCGATAACAAAGGTGCCTTTGATGGTCGCACGCGTCACAGAAGTGAATTTTTCAAGTAGGACCTCTTCTTCTTCCTTTTTAAGTGGTAAATAATAGAGGATACGGTCAATAAGTTCCTTGCCGCTGATAAATAGAAAGAACATGGAGTAAACCAGTATCAGCAGCATAAACGCAAACTTTGCAGTGCTTTTGGTCAGGTTAGTGGCTCCATCCACAATAAGTTTACTGATGGCATTTAGAATATCTCCGGCTTTTTTCAGGATTTCATCTTTGTATGGTATAATCTCCTGATAGTAGGGAAGGTCTTTCATCCACTCATTTATCTGGCTGGTATGTGAAGCATTTTCCTGAATCCAAGGAATGGCTGTTTCACCTGCTTTTATAGCTTGAGCGGTTACAATAGCGATTAATCCACCTAATGGTAAAAGAATAGCCAATATAATAACGACGAGTGTTAAAGCTGAGGCAAGCCCTTCTCTATTCTTAGTCACTTTTTTGAACCAAGAATAAAGTGGGTATGCTAACGCTGTAAAAAGACCAGCGATAAAAAGTGTCATGATAAACTGCCTTATCATGGCAAAAAAAAGGGCACTGATACCTGCTAGCAGAATCAGTAAGGTCAGTTTACTGACCTTGTCTTGATTGTTGGTGATCATTAAATGCTTGTATAGTTTTTAAGTTTAATTTCTGGCATTTGGTCATGTAGAACCTTGGGATATGCCATGTTAATATTTCACGTTTAAAATTGTATAATGTTTAGGTAAATCTCGTAATAAAAAGGATTTTATTGTTCAGGAATAGGTCTTTGGTCTGTATTGTGTTCTTGATCACCAAATCGGATACGAGGCAAGTACTCAGGGAACTCATCACTGATGTAGTTAATCATTTTCTCTCGGATATTACACCTTAGATCCCATGCTTGACTGGCATTTCGGGCACTGACCAAACACCTTAACACCATGGCATTAGGCAGTGTGTCTGTTACCTGAAGTACACAGACATTTCCATCCCAAAGAGGGTCACTTTGTAGGGCTTTTAATAAATACTTTCTTAGTTTCTCGATTGGAGCACGGTAGTCAACATGTAGAAAGACGGAGCCAATCAGTTTGGCCTCACTTCTTGTCCAATTCTGAAAGGGTTTGTCCGTGAAGTAAGTGATTGGCAATACGAGCCTTCGCCAGTCCCAAAGCCTGACAACCACATAGGTTAGGTTTATTTCTTCAATCCATCCCCATTCATTTTCGACAATTACAGCATCGTCATAGCGGATAGGTTGTGTGAATGCTATTTGGATTCCTGCCAGTAGGTTGGCAAGTGTTTTTTGTGCTGCCACACCAATAATGATGGATGCGATACCGGCTGAGGTAATCAATGTTGTACCTAATTTCCTTACGTTTTCAAAGGAAATCAGCATTGTCGATAGACCGAAAAAGAAAATAATCAGGATGATGATCTTTCTAAGATAGCTTACCTGCGTGACTATCTTTCTTTCCCTAAAATTATCTTCCTTATTGATATCATACCTTAGCAGAATTACTTCTTCTAGAATATAAGCCACCCTTATAAAGAACCATGTACCTGTTACGATGGCAAAAATTCGAAGTGACTTAGCCAATTGTGGATGTTGGTCAAGGTAGGCT is a window from the Limibacter armeniacum genome containing:
- a CDS encoding GSCFA domain-containing protein, whose amino-acid sequence is MNSKDKTFRTTFPIQYNGQKISLNSNLLSIGSCFSDNIGEKLTYYKFKAEINPFGVIFNPLSAFKLIRIAAGLEKLKTNLFTEVEGIHRHFDFHSDLSAANEETLHNKINNQVRKVGRAIGSTNFLILTFGTAFVFRLNKKNEIVANCHKIPQKEFTQELLTVEQIVSGFKEIYHLFPSYTQVILTVSPVRHTRNGIPENNLSKSILRLACHQLEQQFQNVSYFPSYELLLDDLRDYRFFASDMVHPSEMAIDYIWERFVESCFEEGAKLFMPKWDKIRKALSHRPFNPETLAHQKFLQNTLTKLKQVTEVNVEEEIADLEAYINSFQ
- a CDS encoding SRPBCC family protein, encoding MRILVKTKVEQPLEKVWQGFDVSLFNKLNPPFPPVKVQRFDGSLVGNEVHLELNFLLFKQLWVSKIVEQQSMPEKIYFVDKGIRLPFFLSKWTHRHILIKKEDGTEIQDDISFSTGTWLTDIFLLPVLWLQFLYRKPVYRKLFLR
- a CDS encoding AI-2E family transporter, with the translated sequence MITNNQDKVSKLTLLILLAGISALFFAMIRQFIMTLFIAGLFTALAYPLYSWFKKVTKNREGLASALTLVVIILAILLPLGGLIAIVTAQAIKAGETAIPWIQENASHTSQINEWMKDLPYYQEIIPYKDEILKKAGDILNAISKLIVDGATNLTKSTAKFAFMLLILVYSMFFLFISGKELIDRILYYLPLKKEEEEVLLEKFTSVTRATIKGTFVIGFLQGALAGIAFAVVGIDSAVFWGALMAVLSAIPGIGAPLIWVPAAIILGINGDWGKAIGLFVFCGAIVGSIDNFLRPILVGKDIKMHELMIFFSTLGGLFMFGPIGFIIGPIIAALFVSLWEIYGEVFKKFLVPNNQDNASDLPKE
- a CDS encoding mechanosensitive ion channel family protein, which encodes MIQIKSLIAQVPHWTWILLISAIAGLLLHQVIAWLVKVSFRKDNQKIAKIIRRQLRKPSYFFFPALMMLITEGATLAYLDQHPQLAKSLRIFAIVTGTWFFIRVAYILEEVILLRYDINKEDNFRERKIVTQVSYLRKIIILIIFFFGLSTMLISFENVRKLGTTLITSAGIASIIIGVAAQKTLANLLAGIQIAFTQPIRYDDAVIVENEWGWIEEINLTYVVVRLWDWRRLVLPITYFTDKPFQNWTRSEAKLIGSVFLHVDYRAPIEKLRKYLLKALQSDPLWDGNVCVLQVTDTLPNAMVLRCLVSARNASQAWDLRCNIREKMINYISDEFPEYLPRIRFGDQEHNTDQRPIPEQ